A part of Camelus ferus isolate YT-003-E chromosome 6, BCGSAC_Cfer_1.0, whole genome shotgun sequence genomic DNA contains:
- the SERPINA4 gene encoding LOW QUALITY PROTEIN: kallistatin (The sequence of the model RefSeq protein was modified relative to this genomic sequence to represent the inferred CDS: deleted 2 bases in 2 codons), producing the protein MHLVHCLLLLLAGLLALSHGQQPPKHHSKGHIRHTHQEVPAAGEGSPSLKIIPGNTVFALRFYHLIASQTPAGNIFFSPLSISAAYAMLSLGVRSPSRTQILEGLGFNLTEVPESDIHRGFQHLLHTLHLPGDRLEVRVGSALFLSPELQLLPRFQNDSSTLYESRFFRTNFLDSVGTIQLINNHVKNETRGKIVNLVSEIRPDTVMVLVNYIYFNALWEKPFARLMATPQDFYVDEATTVKVPMMLQDARHHWYLHDRYLPCSVLRLDYQGKATALFILPNRGKMKQVEQVLTPQMLRRWSSLLQKRYFYRKLKLYIPKFSISGSYKLDQILPKLGITDLFSQPADLSDITQQLNLQLSRSLHKAILEVGESGAQAAAATSHSFTFLSRDRHQALWFNRPFLVAIFSTNTQSILFLGKVVDPTKP; encoded by the exons ATGCATCTTGTCCACTGCCTGCTCCTCCTTCTGGCTGGGCTACTGGCCCTTTCTCATGGTCAGCAGCCCCCAAAGCACCACAGCAAGGGTCACATCCGCCACACCCATCAGGAGGTTCCCGCAGCAGGTGAGGGCTCTCCCAGCCTCAAGATCATCCCAGGCAATACGGTCTTTGCCCTCCGCTTCTACCACCTGATTGCTTCCCAAACCCCCGCGGGCAACATCTTCTTCTCCCCACTGAGCATCTCTGCCGCCTACGCCATGCTGTCCCTGGGGGTCCGCTCACCCAGCCGGACCCAGATCCTTGAGGGTCTGGGCTTCAACCTCACGGAGGTGCCGGAGTCCGACATCCACCGAGGATTCCAGCACCTCCTGCACACT CTCCACCTTCCGGGCGACAGGCTGGAGGTCCGCGTGGGCAGCGCCCTGTTCCTGAGCCCAGAGCTGCAGCTCCTCCCGAGATTCCAAAACGACTCCTCGACCTTATATGAGTCCAGATTCTTCCGCACCAACTTCCTCGACTCTGTGGGCACAATTCAGCTCATCAACAACCATGTCAAGAACGAAACTCGAGGGAAGATTGTGAATTTGGTCAGCGAGATCCGCCCAGATACGGTGATGGTGCTGGTGAATTACATTTACTTCAATG cTCTGTGGGAGAAACCGTTCGCCCGCCTGATGGCCACTCCCCAAGACTTCTATGTTGATGAGGCCACAACAGTCAAGGTGCCTATGATGCTGCAGGATGCCCGGCACCACTGGTATCTTCAC GACAGATACCTGCCCTGCTCGGTGCTGCGGCTGGATTACCAAGGCAAAGCAACTGCCCTTTTCATCCTTCCTAACCGAGGGAAAATGAAGCAGGTGGAACAAGTTTTGACTCCACAGATGCTAAGAAGATGGAGCAGCTTACTCCAGAAGAG GTATTTTTACAGGAAACTCAAGCTGTATATCCCCAAGTTCTCCATTAGTGGCTCCTATAAACTGGATCAGATTTTGCCCAAGCTGGGCATCACAGACCTGTTCTCGCAGCCGGCTGACTTGTCCGACATCACCCAACAGCTAAACCTGCAGCTATCCAGG AGTCTCCACAAGGCCATCCTGGAGGTGGGTGAGAGCGGAGCCCAGGCCGCAGCAGCCACCAGCCACTCTTTCACCTTTCTGTCCCGGGACCGTCACCAAGCCCTTTGGTTTAACCGGCCCTTCCTCGTGGCGATCTTTTCCACCAACACCCAGAGCATCCTCTTTCTGGGGAAGGTTGTCGACCCCACGAAACCATag